ACCTGCGTACCTATGCCCAGATCAAAGAGACCGCTCTGATCGTGGGAGTGGGGAACAAAGCCGAAATCTGGGATGCAAAACGCTATGCGGAATACACCAAGGCGGTGGAAGCCGATGTGGCGGATATGATCGAAGAACTGGAATTTGAGTGAGGGCATGGCTCTCCTGTCTCATAGAACGGGGAATTACCATGGAATTTGTCCATAAAAGTGTATTATTAGAAGAAAGTGTCCAGTGGGTGGTCACGGATCCAAAGGGGATCTATGTGGACTGCACCCTGGGGGGAGCCGGTCATTCCCATCGGATCACCCAGCTGCTGGATCCGGAAGGCATGCTCATCGGGATCGATCAGGATGAGGATGCCATTTGTGCTGCCACGGAACGGCTGAAAGACGCCCGGTGCCAGGTGAAGATCGTCCACAACAACTTCCGGAACCTGGAAACCATTCTCCGGGACCTGGGCATCGACCAGGTGGACGGGATCCTGTTCGACCTGGGGGTCTCTTCCTACCAGCTGGATACTCCGGAACGGGGGTTCTCCTATATGCATGACGGGCCCCTGGACATGCGGATGGACCAGGAGGCTGCCTTCACGGCGGCCGATGTGGTGAACCGGTATAAAGAAGAGGACCTGGCCAGTTTGATCTACAAGTATGGCGAAGAGCGCTGGAGCAAACGGATCGCCCAGTTCATCGTGGCAGCCCGGAAGGAACATCCCATTGCCACCACTGGAGAACTGGTCCACATCATCAAGGCGGCCATCCCCAAAGGGGCCCGTCAGGACGGACCCCATCCGGCCAAGCGGACGTTCCAGGCCATCCGCATCGAAGTGAACGACGAGCTGAAGATCCTGGACGCCACTATGGAAACGGCGGTGCACCACCTGAAAAGCGGCGGTCACATCGGCGTGATTACCTTCCACAGCCTGGAGGACCGGATCATCAAACGGGCTTTCAAACGGCTGCAGCGGGGCTGCATCTGCCCGCCGGAACTGCCCGTGTGTGTGTGCGGACGGAAACCGGAACTGAAGAAACTGAAGGAATTCACCCCCTCCCCGGCGGAACTGGAAGAAAACCCCCGGGCCCGCAGTGCCAGATTACGGGGTGCCGTGAAGATATAATGGCCTTGCCCGGACGGCTGTGAAAGCAGAAGCCGGGTCCCGTGGAAAAGGGCGGGAACGAAGAAGAAACAATACTGAAGGAGACGCATCATGGTGAACAGAAAAACTGGTCGACCGATGGTTTGGCCGTCTCATAGATACTATACAGAAGGTTCTGCCGCCGTGCAGGAAGAGGAAGCTCCGGCTCCCTCCCGGACGCGGCAGCGGAAGGCGGCACCGAAAAAAGCCGTGGTAAGGAAAAATATTGTGCTGCGACGGGTTGCATTTTTTGCCGGTTTGGTATTATCATTAGTATTCGTAAATGTGGCCCTGAGCGAATTGTACTTTACCCGTTCCCAGGCCCTGGTAAAGCTGAAGGGCGTGGAAGCCCAGCAGCTGGATGAGAACGAAACTTTGAAAATCGACGTGGAACGGCTGCGGAGCCCGGAACGGATCACCAGCATCGCCAAGAAAAAACTGGGCATGCAGACAGCCCGGAGCAATATTTACGTAAGAGAGAATTAGAACGTCATACGTGTCCTTCCCTGAACAGGGAGGGGGAACGGCCCAATGGGCTGGCGGAGGGGTCCGGCATCGGACGCAGGACTTGAATCGGGTGTGGCTCCCTGCCGGCGGTTCCTTTCCTCTTTCAGAAGGACACAGAAGTATGGTGTGAGAATGGGGGATGGACATGGAAAGAAAACTGAAGGAAGTGCTTTGCCAGCTGCCCGGAGCGGTGGTCACGGGGAAGGTGAATGATCAAGTCATCTGCGATTTGACCATCGATTCCCGCACCGTAGCCCCTGGCAGCCTTTTTATTTGTCTGAAGGGTGTCAATACAGATGGCCATAAATATATAGGAAAAGCTGTGGAACAGGGCGCTGCTGCCATTCTGGTGGAAGAGGATGTGGCTCCCGTGGAGGGGACTGTCCTGATCAGAGTGCCCAGCACCAACCAGGCCATGACCGGCCTGGCACCCTGGTTCTACGATTATCCGGCCCGGAAGATGCGCATGGTGGGTGTAACTGGCACCAACGGAAAGACCACCACCACCAACATCCTGCGGACCCTGCTGACCCGTACGGGCCACAAGGTGGGGCTCATCGGCACCATCAATGTGATGATCGGGGACGATGTGCGCAAGAGCCACAATACCACCCCGGATGTGGTGGACCTGCAGAAGATCCTGTACGAAATGGTGGAGGCCCACTGTGACACCTGTGTCATGGAAGTGTCCTCCCACGCCCTGGCCCTGCGCCGGGTGGCTGGCATCGAATACGACACCGCCGTACTGACCAACATCACCCAGGACCACCTGGATTTCCACAAGACCATGGAAAACTACCGGGAGGCCAAGGCCCTGCTGTTCACCCATCTCCACGAAGGGGTGAAACCCAACAAGACGGCTATCTTCAATGCGGATGACCCCAGCTCGGCCCTCATCATGCCCCGGGTGAAGACGAAGATCATGACCTACGGCAAGGGAAAGGACAACGATGTGTATCCGCTGACCTTCCACGTGGCCGCCACCCATATGGAACTGAACCTCCATACGCCGGTGGGTGAAATGGATCTGAAACTACACATCACCGGAGAATTCAATGTATACAATGTGATGGGCACCATCTGTGCAGCCGTGGCCGAAGGCCTGTCGAAGGATGAAATCATCCGGGGACTGGACGATTTCGGCGGCGTGCCCGGCCGGTTCCAGCTGATTCATGCAGGCCAGCCTTTTACGGTGGTGGTGGACTATGCCCATACCCCGGACGGCCTGGAAAACGTGCTGAAGACGGCCCGCCAGATCACCAGGGGAAAATTGTGGGTGATTTTCGGCGCCGGCGGGGACCGGGACCGGACCAAACGGCCCATCATGGGCAAGATTGCCCTGGACCTGGCTGACAAGCTCATCGTGACCAGCGACAATCCCCGGTCGGAAGATCCGGAAGCCATCATCAAAGACATCGAGGAAGGCCTGGTGGATCCCCCTGCCGATAAGGAAATCCACAAGATCAGCGACCGGCGGGAAGCCATTGAATTCGCCATGGCCCATGCCAGACCTGACGATGTGGTGATGATTGCCGGCAAAGGCCATGAAGACTATCAGATTTTGAAAGACCGCACCATCCATTTTTCTGATGCAGAAGTGGTACGGGACTATTTTCAGAAGGGGAAGACCCATGCTTAAGCTTTCTATGATTTGCAAGGCACTGTCGGTGGAATCCGCCCTGCCCCAAGATACTGGATTCACGGACGTGATCACGGACTCCCGGGCCCTGGTGCCCGGCTGTCTGTTCCTGGCCCTGGTGGGCGAAAAATTCGACGGCCATGGATTTGTGGCCAGAGCCCTGGCGGAGGGGGCCGCAGCTGCGGTGGTTTCCCGGGTGCCGGAAGGGGTGGATCCGGACAAGTGCCTGGTGGTACCCGATACCCTGAAGGCCTACCAGCAGATTGCCACGGCCTGGCGGCTGGCCCAGAAGGACCTGACCGTCATTGCCATCACCGGCAGCAACGGCAAGACCTCCACCAAGGACTGCATTGCCGCCGTGCTGGGGGAAAAGTACCGGGTCATCAAGACCCAGGCCAACTTCAACAACGAAATCGGCCTGCCCAAGACCCTGCTGACCATCCGTCCGGATACAGAAATGGCCGTGGTGGAAATGGGCATGCGGGGCCTGGGGCAGATCCGGGCCATGAAGCACATTGCCTATCCCGATGGGGCGGTGATCACCAATGTGGGGGATACCCATCTGGAACTGCTGGGCAGCCTGGAGAACATCGCCAAAGCCAAAAGTGAGATCCTGGAAGATTTCACCCCGAAGAACCATGCCTTTCTGAACGGGGATGATCCCCGGGTTTCGGTGATGAAGACCGGTGCCACGGTCCACTTCTATGGAATCGACAGCGATGCGGATGTAAAAGCCATCCAGATCAAAGCCGACGGCCTCAGCACCACCTTTACCTACCGGAGCCGGATTACCGGCAATACACAGACGGTGAAACTGCCGCTCCTGGGCCGGCACAATGTGATGAACGCCCTGGCGGCCGTGGCGGTGGGCGAAGTATACGGCGTTTCCGACCAGGCCATCGCCCATGGGCTGGAGAACCTGAAGATGACCGGTATGCGCCAGGAAATCCTGCATTTCGGCGATGTGACCGTAATCAACGACGCTTATAACGCCAGCCCGGCTTCCATGGAAGTGGGACTCCGGACCCTGGCCGATGTGGTGAAGAACCAGGGACGGGGCCGGGCCATTGCCGTCCTGGCAGATATGCTGGAACTGGGGGCCCACTCTCAGAGCGGCCATGCCCAGGTGGGTCGCTGGTGCGGCGAAGACGGGGTGGATGCCCTGATCTGTTACGGACCGGAAAGCCGCTATACGGCAGAAGAAGCGAAAAAAGCGGGCGTGCCCGTGGAATATGTGGAAAATAAAGAGGCGGCGGCCCGGGCCCTGGAAGCCCTGGTCCAGCCCGGTGACGTGGTGCTGCTGAAGGGCTCCCACGGCATGGAAGTATTCAAACTGATCGACCTGGTGTTCCGGAAAGAAGGGAAAGCACAATGAGCGGATTCGGTATCCTGCTGACTTCCTTCGTGCTGACGGCCGTGATCGGACGGTTCCTGCTGCCCCTGCTGCACAAATGGCATTTCGGCCAGAGCATCCGGGAATGCGGTCCCAAGGAACACCTGAAAAAGAACGGGACGCCCACCATGGGAGGCCTGATGATGATCGGAGCGGCCATCCTTTCCAGTCTGCTGTGGATCCCTCTGGATTCCCGGATCGTGGTGGCCCTGTGGCTGTTCGTGGGCTACGGGATCATCGGTTTCATCGATGACGGTCTGAAGATCTTCTTCAAACGGAACCTGGGGCTCACCTCCAAACAGAAGATGGCCCTGCAGATCCTGGTGGCGGCGGTCTATCTGCTGTACCCGGGGGATGTGACTGTATACAGCACCAATATCTGGGTGCCGTTCTTCAATGTGACCATCCATATGAGCCATGCCGTGTACGCGGTGTTCATCCTGCTGCTGCTGGTGGGCACCACCAATGCAGTGAATCTGACGGACGGACTGGACGGCCTGGCTGCCACGGTGACCCTGCCGGTGATGCTGGCCTTTGCCTATATCGGCTACCAGAGCCATCTGCAGCCGGAAGCCCTGTTCGCCCTGTCCATCGCAGGGTGCTGCCTGGGCTTTCTGATCTACAACCACCATCCGGCCAAATGCTTCATGGGGGACACCGGTTCCCTGGCTCTGGGGGGTGCTGTGGCCGCTGTGGCCATCGGAACCCATACGGAGCTGCTCCTGGTGATCATCGGGGGCATCTACGTGCTGGAGGCTCTGTCCGTGATGCTGCAGGTGGGATATTTCAAACTCACCCACGGCAAGCGGATCTTCCGCATGGCACCCCTGCACCATCATTTTGAACTGGGGGGCCTGAAAGAGGTGGAAGTGGTGAAGCGCTTCGCTCTGGCCAGCTGTGTGTTCAGCCTGGTGGGTGTGGGGCTGTATTTGATGAGATAAAAGATAGTGACCAGTGGGCAGTGGGTGGTGGATCGTGGAAAAACTACTACGGATCACCAGCCACTGGCCACTTAAAAAGTTGGAATAACCAAATGGGGGGCAGATACCATGAGTGACAAAAAAATTTTTGTGTATGGCGCCGGTATCAGTGGCCAGGGGGTTTCTGAAGTCCTGGCAGAACGCGGCGACAAGGTGATCTTATACAACGACGACAAAAAGGAGCTGGACCCGGCCTGGCTGAAAGGCTTTGCAACCCGGGGCGGCCAGTACGTGTGCGGGGAAGATCCGGAACCGTATCTGGAGCAATGCCACCTGTTCATCATTTCTCCGGGCATTCCCTTCACCACGGAAACGGTGAAGAAGGCCCGGGCCCTGGATATGGAAATCATTGCGGAAGCGGAACAGGCCAGCCGGATGTACAAGGGCCACTGGTGCGCTGTAACCGGCAGCAACGGCAAGACCACCACCACCACCCTGCTGGGTGAGATGCTGGCCACCCTGCCGGTGAAGACCACGGTGGCCGGGAACATCGGCTTTGCCCTGAGCAAGGAACTGCAGGACCTGGACGAAAATTCCTGGGTGGCGGCGGAGCTGTCCAGCTTCCAGCTGGAAGGCACCACCAGCCTGGCCCCTGATGTGGCCTGCATCGTGAACATCACGCCGGACCATTTCGAACGGCACGGTGACATGGCCGGCTACGTCGCCGCCAAATCCAAGATCTTTGCCTTCCAGACTCCCGATGATATCCTGATCCTGAATGCGGATGATCCTGTGTCCAGCGGTCTGGGCAAAAATGCCAGAAGCCGGGTGATCTACTTCAGCACGAAAAAGGTCCTGCCGGAAGGCGGGTACATCGAAGACGGCTGGTTCGTACTGAACGTGGACGGCAAAAAGGAACAGATCTGCAGGGTATCCGATCTGCAGATCTTCGGCGCCCACAACGAACAGGACGTGCTGGCTGCCTGCCTGAGTGCCTTCTTCGCCGGGGTCACTCCCGAGAACATGGCCCGGGTGCTGAAAGCCTTCAAGGGCGTGGAACACCGGCTGGAATACGTGACCACCATCCATGGAGTAAAGTATTACAACGATTCCAAGGCCACCAATACCGACTCTGCCATCAAGGCCCTGGAAGCCTTCAAGGACGGCCATGTGATCCTGCTGGCCGGGGGCCACGACAAGATGACCGGGCTGGATGACCTGATGGAGACCATCAAAGCCAAAACCGATGCCCTGATCCTTCTGGGAGAAGCCCGGCACCGGTTCTATGAAGCAGCCAGAGCCCACGGGGTGCAGAACATCATCATGATCGACGGCAGCTTCGAGGATGCGGTCCGCAGGGCCTACAACATTGCCAAGGCTCCCCAGGTGGTGCTGCTCTCTCCGGCCTGCTCCTCTTATGACATGTTCGCCAACTTCCCGGAACGGGGCCGGGTATTCAAACAGATCGTGAACGATCTGGCTAAGGAGGCAGAAGCGTGAAAGTCGTATTGTCCGGCGGGGGCACCGGCGGCCACATCTATCCGGCACTGACCATTGCCGGGGCACTGCGGCAGCTGGACCCTGACTGTGAAATCACATTTGTGGGAACCCGGAAGGGACTGGAAAAGGACATCATCCCCCGGTATGGGTATCCCCTGGAATTCATCGATGTAGCCGGGTTCGAACGGCACCTGGGCCTGGGTACCCTGAAAAGTGCCGGCAAACTGCTGCTGGGGATGAAAGAAGCCTACAGCCTGCTGAACCGGCTGGATCCCGACCTGGTGATCGGCACCGGCGGCTACGTGTGCGGTCCGATCCTGTTCTGGGCGGCCATGAAACGGGTGCCCTGCTGCATCCAGGAACAGAACGCCATGCCCGGCGTGACCAACAAGATCTTGTCCCGCTTTGTGGATGAGGTATTCCTGGGCTACCAGGAAGGGGCCAGATATTTTGCGTCCCATGCCAGGAAGATCTACACCGGCAACCCGGTCCGCCGGGAAATCCTGGAAGCCACCCGGCAGCAGGGAATCCAGAAATTCAACCTGAATCCCAACCTGACCACCCTGCTGGTGTTCGGGGGCAGCCGAGGAGCCCGGACCATCAACCAGGCCATGATCCCGGTGGAACAGAAACTGGCGGGCCATCCCAACATCCAGATTCTCCATGCCACCGGTACGGTGGGCTATGAAAAGCATGTGGAAGCCCTGGGAGAGGATGCCCTCCATGCACCCAACATCCATGTGGTGCCATACCTGCATGATATGCCTCTGGCCCTGGCGGCGGCCGACATCGCCGTTTCCCGGGCCGGGGCCATCGGACTGGCGGAACTGATGGTCAAGGGAATCCCGTCCATCCTGGTGCCCTATCCCTATGCGACGGCCAACCATCAGGAATACAATGCACGGGCCCTGGCCGCCAAAGGGGCGTCCATCGTGGTGCTGGACAGGGAACTGACCGGTGACTGGCTGCTCAATGAAGTGGAAAAGCTGATGAAGGAGCCGGAACGGCTGGAGACCATGCACCGCAGCGCTCTGCGGGCCGCCATGCCCCAGGCAGCCGATACCATCGCCCGGGAGGCCATGGCACTGGTAGAACGGAACAAACAGGAGGATTAGAACATTGGTTGATTTGGATCAAATCAAGAATATACATTTCATCGGCATCGGCGGGGCCGGCATGAGCGCCCTGGCCTACGTGCTGATCAAGCGGGGCTACCATGTGTCCGGCAGCGATGCCAAACCCGGCTACATGGCCACCAAGCTGGCCAAGGAAGGGGCCCTGGTTTTCATCGGCCACGCTGCCTGTCAGATCGAACGGGCTGAAGTGGTGGTGATCTCCACCGCCATCCATCCCGACAATCCGGAACTGGTGGAAGCCAAGCGGCGTCAGGTGCCTGTCATCCACCGCAGCGATGTGCTGGCATATCTGATGAACAAACACAAGGGCATTGCCGTAGCCGGGGCTCACGGCAAGACCACCACCAGCTCCATGCTCAGCTGCATCACCTATGACTGCGGCATGGATCCCACCATCGTGGTGGGGGGCATCGTGAACAACCTGGGCTCCAACGCCCGCAACGGGAAAAGCGACTATGTGGTGGCAGAAGCCGATGAAAGCGATGGCTCCTTCCTGAAATTCCATCCCTATATCGCTGTGGTGACCAACGTGGAAGACGATCACCTGGACCATTACGGCAGCCAGGAGAACATCCAGAAGGCTTTTGCCCAGTTCGTTTCCCAGATCAAGGACCAGGGCTGTGCCGTACTGTGCTACGACAACGCCCGGGTGCGCACCATCGGGGAACATACGGACAAACGGGTGATCAGCTACGGTATCGACAGCAGGGATGCGGACTATCGGGCGGAAAACATCGTATACGGAACCGACGGTACCCATTTCGACGTGCTGTACAAGGGGGAGAACCTTGGCCGGGGCCATCTGATCGTACCGGGCCGTCACAATGTGCTCAATGCCCTGGGCGCCATCGCCGCCAGCCGTGAACTGGGCCTGGAAACCAAAGACATCCTGGCCTCCCTGGAAAAATTCAGCGGAGCCAAGCGCCGGTTCGAGACCAAGGGCAAGGTGAACGGTGTCTGGGTGGTGGACGACTACGCCCATCATCCCACGGAAATCGAAGCGACCTTGAAGGCTGCCCGGCAGACCAGCCCCCAGCGGCTGATCGTGGTGTTCCAGCCCCATCGCTACACCCGCACCCAGCTGCTGCTGGACGAATTCGCCGTGGCTTTCAAGGATGCGGACCAGCTGATCGTCACCGATATCTATGCCGCCAGCGAGGATCCCATCCCCGGTGTCACCGGCAAGCTGCTGGCGGACAAAGTCCGGGAAACCACCGGCCAGCAGGTGGAATACCTGCCCGACCAGCCCACCATCCTGGACAAACTGGAACATGAAGCCCAGTCCGGTGATCTGATCATGACCATCGGGGCCGGGGATATCGTCAAACTGGGTGAGCACCTGGTACAGGCTTTGGAACGGAGGAATTGAGAATGGATAAGAACGATCGTATTGCAGTGGTGATGGGGGGCCCCTCCAAAGAACGGGAAGTTTCCCTCAATACCGGGAACGCCATCTTGAATGCCCTGAAAGAAAAGGGCTATGATGCCGTAGCCATCGACCTGGATCCGGAACACATCATGGAGCAGCTGAAAGCCTCCGGCGCCAAAGTGGTCTTCAACGCCGTCCACGGCCTGTACGGAGAAGACGGCCGGCTGCAGAGCGTGCTGGAAATGCTGCACATCCCCTATACGGGCAGCGGCGTCCTGGCCAGCGCCCTGGCCATGGACAAGTTCTATACCAAGCACCTGTTCCAGAACAACCATGTGCCCACCGCCAAATGTACCTTCATCGACAGGAACCTGGACAAAGATCCCAAAGCCAAAATCCTGAAGGAAATCGGCATTCCCTGCGTGGTGAAACCGGCCACCCAGGGCTCCAGCATCGGCGTGGTGATCGTCAAAGACGAAAAACAACTGGATGATGCCCTGAAGGAATCCTTCAAATACGGTGACCGGGTGCTGTGTGAAGCCTTCTTCACCGGTAAGGAAGTGGCTGCCGGGGTGATGTCCGATGAAGAGGGACGGGCTGTGCCCATGCCTCTGGTGCTCATC
This region of Acidaminococcus timonensis genomic DNA includes:
- the rsmH gene encoding 16S rRNA (cytosine(1402)-N(4))-methyltransferase RsmH yields the protein MEFVHKSVLLEESVQWVVTDPKGIYVDCTLGGAGHSHRITQLLDPEGMLIGIDQDEDAICAATERLKDARCQVKIVHNNFRNLETILRDLGIDQVDGILFDLGVSSYQLDTPERGFSYMHDGPLDMRMDQEAAFTAADVVNRYKEEDLASLIYKYGEERWSKRIAQFIVAARKEHPIATTGELVHIIKAAIPKGARQDGPHPAKRTFQAIRIEVNDELKILDATMETAVHHLKSGGHIGVITFHSLEDRIIKRAFKRLQRGCICPPELPVCVCGRKPELKKLKEFTPSPAELEENPRARSARLRGAVKI
- a CDS encoding septum formation initiator family protein, with product MQEEEAPAPSRTRQRKAAPKKAVVRKNIVLRRVAFFAGLVLSLVFVNVALSELYFTRSQALVKLKGVEAQQLDENETLKIDVERLRSPERITSIAKKKLGMQTARSNIYVREN
- a CDS encoding UDP-N-acetylmuramoyl-L-alanyl-D-glutamate--2,6-diaminopimelate ligase: MERKLKEVLCQLPGAVVTGKVNDQVICDLTIDSRTVAPGSLFICLKGVNTDGHKYIGKAVEQGAAAILVEEDVAPVEGTVLIRVPSTNQAMTGLAPWFYDYPARKMRMVGVTGTNGKTTTTNILRTLLTRTGHKVGLIGTINVMIGDDVRKSHNTTPDVVDLQKILYEMVEAHCDTCVMEVSSHALALRRVAGIEYDTAVLTNITQDHLDFHKTMENYREAKALLFTHLHEGVKPNKTAIFNADDPSSALIMPRVKTKIMTYGKGKDNDVYPLTFHVAATHMELNLHTPVGEMDLKLHITGEFNVYNVMGTICAAVAEGLSKDEIIRGLDDFGGVPGRFQLIHAGQPFTVVVDYAHTPDGLENVLKTARQITRGKLWVIFGAGGDRDRTKRPIMGKIALDLADKLIVTSDNPRSEDPEAIIKDIEEGLVDPPADKEIHKISDRREAIEFAMAHARPDDVVMIAGKGHEDYQILKDRTIHFSDAEVVRDYFQKGKTHA
- a CDS encoding UDP-N-acetylmuramoyl-tripeptide--D-alanyl-D-alanine ligase, translated to MLKLSMICKALSVESALPQDTGFTDVITDSRALVPGCLFLALVGEKFDGHGFVARALAEGAAAAVVSRVPEGVDPDKCLVVPDTLKAYQQIATAWRLAQKDLTVIAITGSNGKTSTKDCIAAVLGEKYRVIKTQANFNNEIGLPKTLLTIRPDTEMAVVEMGMRGLGQIRAMKHIAYPDGAVITNVGDTHLELLGSLENIAKAKSEILEDFTPKNHAFLNGDDPRVSVMKTGATVHFYGIDSDADVKAIQIKADGLSTTFTYRSRITGNTQTVKLPLLGRHNVMNALAAVAVGEVYGVSDQAIAHGLENLKMTGMRQEILHFGDVTVINDAYNASPASMEVGLRTLADVVKNQGRGRAIAVLADMLELGAHSQSGHAQVGRWCGEDGVDALICYGPESRYTAEEAKKAGVPVEYVENKEAAARALEALVQPGDVVLLKGSHGMEVFKLIDLVFRKEGKAQ
- the mraY gene encoding phospho-N-acetylmuramoyl-pentapeptide-transferase, whose protein sequence is MSGFGILLTSFVLTAVIGRFLLPLLHKWHFGQSIRECGPKEHLKKNGTPTMGGLMMIGAAILSSLLWIPLDSRIVVALWLFVGYGIIGFIDDGLKIFFKRNLGLTSKQKMALQILVAAVYLLYPGDVTVYSTNIWVPFFNVTIHMSHAVYAVFILLLLVGTTNAVNLTDGLDGLAATVTLPVMLAFAYIGYQSHLQPEALFALSIAGCCLGFLIYNHHPAKCFMGDTGSLALGGAVAAVAIGTHTELLLVIIGGIYVLEALSVMLQVGYFKLTHGKRIFRMAPLHHHFELGGLKEVEVVKRFALASCVFSLVGVGLYLMR
- the murD gene encoding UDP-N-acetylmuramoyl-L-alanine--D-glutamate ligase, whose product is MSDKKIFVYGAGISGQGVSEVLAERGDKVILYNDDKKELDPAWLKGFATRGGQYVCGEDPEPYLEQCHLFIISPGIPFTTETVKKARALDMEIIAEAEQASRMYKGHWCAVTGSNGKTTTTTLLGEMLATLPVKTTVAGNIGFALSKELQDLDENSWVAAELSSFQLEGTTSLAPDVACIVNITPDHFERHGDMAGYVAAKSKIFAFQTPDDILILNADDPVSSGLGKNARSRVIYFSTKKVLPEGGYIEDGWFVLNVDGKKEQICRVSDLQIFGAHNEQDVLAACLSAFFAGVTPENMARVLKAFKGVEHRLEYVTTIHGVKYYNDSKATNTDSAIKALEAFKDGHVILLAGGHDKMTGLDDLMETIKAKTDALILLGEARHRFYEAARAHGVQNIIMIDGSFEDAVRRAYNIAKAPQVVLLSPACSSYDMFANFPERGRVFKQIVNDLAKEAEA
- the murG gene encoding undecaprenyldiphospho-muramoylpentapeptide beta-N-acetylglucosaminyltransferase codes for the protein MKVVLSGGGTGGHIYPALTIAGALRQLDPDCEITFVGTRKGLEKDIIPRYGYPLEFIDVAGFERHLGLGTLKSAGKLLLGMKEAYSLLNRLDPDLVIGTGGYVCGPILFWAAMKRVPCCIQEQNAMPGVTNKILSRFVDEVFLGYQEGARYFASHARKIYTGNPVRREILEATRQQGIQKFNLNPNLTTLLVFGGSRGARTINQAMIPVEQKLAGHPNIQILHATGTVGYEKHVEALGEDALHAPNIHVVPYLHDMPLALAAADIAVSRAGAIGLAELMVKGIPSILVPYPYATANHQEYNARALAAKGASIVVLDRELTGDWLLNEVEKLMKEPERLETMHRSALRAAMPQAADTIAREAMALVERNKQED
- the murC gene encoding UDP-N-acetylmuramate--L-alanine ligase, translated to MVDLDQIKNIHFIGIGGAGMSALAYVLIKRGYHVSGSDAKPGYMATKLAKEGALVFIGHAACQIERAEVVVISTAIHPDNPELVEAKRRQVPVIHRSDVLAYLMNKHKGIAVAGAHGKTTTSSMLSCITYDCGMDPTIVVGGIVNNLGSNARNGKSDYVVAEADESDGSFLKFHPYIAVVTNVEDDHLDHYGSQENIQKAFAQFVSQIKDQGCAVLCYDNARVRTIGEHTDKRVISYGIDSRDADYRAENIVYGTDGTHFDVLYKGENLGRGHLIVPGRHNVLNALGAIAASRELGLETKDILASLEKFSGAKRRFETKGKVNGVWVVDDYAHHPTEIEATLKAARQTSPQRLIVVFQPHRYTRTQLLLDEFAVAFKDADQLIVTDIYAASEDPIPGVTGKLLADKVRETTGQQVEYLPDQPTILDKLEHEAQSGDLIMTIGAGDIVKLGEHLVQALERRN
- a CDS encoding D-alanine--D-alanine ligase family protein, which encodes MDKNDRIAVVMGGPSKEREVSLNTGNAILNALKEKGYDAVAIDLDPEHIMEQLKASGAKVVFNAVHGLYGEDGRLQSVLEMLHIPYTGSGVLASALAMDKFYTKHLFQNNHVPTAKCTFIDRNLDKDPKAKILKEIGIPCVVKPATQGSSIGVVIVKDEKQLDDALKESFKYGDRVLCEAFFTGKEVAAGVMSDEEGRAVPMPLVLIEPHVNFYDFHNKYTKGATTYTCPAPFDAETTERLQKIAVAAYTALGCSGVARTDLMLAEDGECIALEVNTIPGMTATSLIPKAAAAMGISFPDLCEKILKTAH